The following are encoded in a window of Limibacter armeniacum genomic DNA:
- a CDS encoding porin family protein, with product MKKLFALAALLFVANVTFAQVPSNLPGNFYFDLGLAMLDEEPFDLETQSRGINISYMYEFTLGSEKFTFHPGLGYGHESYFFDDDITLGKVDGKTVGFPISEGLIVDDVKKTKLAVNYIDVPLEFRFRTHPGKNAFRIGVGVKGGVLFDAHTKVKYEVGDDNQKLKNKADFNLNRFRAGGTLRIGYGAFNVFGYYSFTNLFEDDAFVNFSDDTRTIVVGLTLSSF from the coding sequence ATGAAAAAACTATTTGCCTTAGCAGCATTGCTGTTCGTAGCTAATGTCACTTTTGCCCAGGTACCATCGAATTTACCAGGCAACTTTTACTTCGATCTTGGTCTAGCAATGCTTGATGAAGAACCGTTCGATTTAGAAACCCAATCAAGAGGAATCAATATATCATACATGTATGAGTTCACTCTAGGCAGTGAGAAATTCACATTCCACCCAGGTTTAGGATATGGCCATGAAAGTTACTTCTTTGATGATGATATTACCTTGGGTAAAGTGGATGGCAAAACAGTAGGCTTTCCTATAAGCGAGGGACTGATTGTTGATGATGTCAAAAAAACTAAACTTGCTGTGAACTATATTGATGTTCCATTAGAGTTCAGGTTCAGAACACACCCAGGGAAAAATGCTTTTAGAATTGGTGTTGGTGTAAAAGGTGGTGTTTTGTTTGACGCTCATACAAAAGTGAAGTATGAAGTCGGTGATGACAATCAGAAGCTGAAAAACAAAGCGGACTTCAACCTGAATCGTTTTAGAGCAGGAGGCACATTACGTATTGGATATGGCGCTTTCAATGTATTTGGTTACTACAGTTTCACCAACTTGTTTGAAGACGATGCCTTCGTTAACTTCTCTGATGATACACGTACCATCGTTGTGGGTCTAACACTTTCAAGCTTTTAA
- a CDS encoding glycoside hydrolase family 10 protein: protein MQRRNFIKNVGIASAGVVMGTSLLSNAFGRVPNLPTNWMWMHAKPEWTEDKWLSTLTQLKEANIEGLLLGGGKNMLEKVIPLAEKAGIEVHAWMWTLNRNGDEEAWKHPDWFAVSREGKSCHEHQPYVEYYKWTCPSKKEVREHIEAQVRELAQIEGLKGVHLDYVRYADVILPIALQPKYNLVQDKEYPEFDFCYCPTCQQKFKEEYGKDVMKLEDPTADADWRQYRYDSVTRLVNHLYKVTHEYDKLLSAAVFPQPDLARKICRQSWDDWSLDMIFPMLYQNFYSEELDWVKSSAKKGVKALDGKFPLYAGLFIPSIEATDFDEALKMAKKGGAKGVSVFDLNSMTTAHWDALKQRSVR, encoded by the coding sequence ATGCAAAGAAGAAACTTTATCAAGAATGTAGGTATTGCCTCTGCGGGCGTTGTAATGGGAACTTCATTATTGTCAAACGCATTTGGCAGGGTGCCGAACCTTCCCACGAACTGGATGTGGATGCACGCTAAACCTGAGTGGACAGAAGACAAGTGGCTATCAACGTTGACTCAACTTAAGGAAGCCAATATTGAAGGACTGCTATTGGGTGGAGGTAAAAATATGTTGGAAAAGGTGATTCCGTTGGCAGAAAAGGCAGGGATCGAAGTGCATGCTTGGATGTGGACCTTAAACCGTAATGGTGATGAAGAAGCTTGGAAGCATCCGGATTGGTTTGCCGTAAGTCGTGAAGGGAAATCCTGCCACGAGCATCAGCCTTATGTAGAATATTATAAATGGACTTGTCCTTCCAAAAAGGAAGTGCGGGAACATATTGAAGCACAAGTAAGGGAATTAGCGCAAATAGAAGGGCTAAAAGGAGTGCATTTGGATTATGTACGTTATGCAGATGTGATTTTACCGATAGCACTTCAGCCTAAGTATAATCTTGTTCAGGATAAGGAGTACCCTGAGTTTGACTTTTGCTATTGCCCAACCTGTCAGCAGAAATTCAAGGAGGAATATGGAAAAGATGTGATGAAACTGGAAGACCCTACTGCTGATGCGGATTGGAGGCAGTATCGTTACGACAGCGTCACAAGGTTGGTGAATCACTTGTACAAAGTAACGCATGAATATGATAAACTGCTTTCGGCTGCAGTGTTCCCACAACCGGATTTGGCACGTAAGATTTGCCGTCAGTCTTGGGATGATTGGAGTTTGGATATGATCTTCCCGATGTTGTATCAGAACTTCTATAGTGAGGAGCTGGATTGGGTGAAGTCCTCAGCCAAAAAAGGTGTGAAAGCATTGGATGGTAAGTTTCCTCTTTATGCAGGACTTTTTATTCCTTCTATTGAAGCTACAGACTTTGACGAAGCATTGAAAATGGCAAAAAAGGGAGGAGCAAAGGGAGTCTCTGTTTTTGATCTTAACTCAATGACGACAGCGCATTGGGACGCACTGAAGCAACGCTCAGTTCGATAG
- a CDS encoding carbohydrate-binding family 9-like protein, whose product MTRIYFLTLFLLLTFHCGFTQVYEKPEEITPQAYLCYHSKEPLKIDGKLDDTSWEMAAWSADFVDIEGDEKPKPFYRTRIKLLWDKDYLYVGAEMEEPHIWGDITERDAVIFHNNDFEIFLDPDGDTHNYMEFEVNVLNTVWDLMLNKPYRNWGRYMNSWDMQGLKSAVSHEGTINNPNDVDRKWSVEIALPISSLIESSGKKQPKEGDRWKINFSRVQWEHELVNGSYQRKRNPQTRKLLPEYNWVWSPQGVINMHVPEQWGYLQFTSKPSGAVSLKPEMREEKIRRHLYDILSLQTAYRKQNGSYATHLKDLGVTSIKVGDEVFPLEMVALGSAFTVRLFDKIAKQYFYLREDSRSWIEKEQTQKVN is encoded by the coding sequence ATGACTCGCATTTACTTTCTGACACTTTTTTTATTACTGACTTTTCATTGTGGTTTTACTCAGGTTTATGAAAAACCGGAAGAAATAACCCCTCAGGCTTATTTATGCTATCACTCTAAGGAGCCTTTGAAAATTGATGGGAAACTGGATGATACATCATGGGAGATGGCAGCTTGGAGTGCTGACTTTGTTGATATAGAAGGGGATGAAAAACCAAAGCCATTTTATAGGACACGTATCAAGCTACTATGGGATAAGGACTACTTATATGTAGGGGCTGAGATGGAAGAGCCTCATATATGGGGAGACATTACCGAAAGGGATGCGGTGATTTTTCACAATAATGACTTTGAGATTTTTCTGGACCCAGATGGCGATACCCACAACTATATGGAGTTTGAGGTGAATGTATTGAATACAGTTTGGGACTTAATGCTGAATAAGCCTTACAGGAATTGGGGGAGATATATGAACTCTTGGGATATGCAAGGGTTAAAGTCTGCGGTAAGCCATGAAGGTACTATAAACAATCCTAATGATGTAGATAGGAAGTGGAGTGTAGAAATTGCCCTGCCTATTTCATCACTGATAGAGTCCTCAGGTAAAAAGCAGCCAAAAGAGGGTGATCGATGGAAAATCAACTTTTCACGGGTACAGTGGGAGCATGAATTGGTAAATGGAAGCTATCAGCGTAAGAGAAACCCTCAAACAAGAAAACTATTGCCAGAGTACAACTGGGTATGGTCTCCTCAAGGAGTTATTAACATGCATGTACCTGAGCAGTGGGGATATCTTCAGTTTACCAGCAAACCATCGGGAGCTGTTTCATTGAAGCCAGAAATGAGAGAAGAGAAAATTAGAAGACATCTATATGATATACTATCCTTGCAAACAGCTTATAGAAAACAAAACGGCAGCTATGCAACACATTTAAAAGACTTAGGTGTTACATCGATCAAAGTGGGAGATGAGGTTTTTCCTCTTGAAATGGTGGCGTTAGGGAGTGCTTTTACAGTTAGGCTTTTCGATAAAATAGCAAAACAGTATTTCTATCTCCGTGAAGATAGCAGAAGTTGGATTGAGAAGGAACAAACCCAAAAAGTAAACTAA
- a CDS encoding glycoside hydrolase family 125 protein, protein MRRRDFLKNTSVAFVGTVALGNLNVAYGSSQATFLSKRPKKEDRKFRSEAVDKLIAKVKKQINDPELAWMFENCYPNTLDTTVEVFGERDGKPDTVIITGDIPAMWLRDSTAQVWPYLPLVNQDVKLKRLVRGLIHRQSYCILIDPYANAFEVDPTKASMWGSDFTTMKPGLHERKWEIDSLCYPIRLAYGYWKETGDRSVFDDEWKSAMQTVIKTFREQQRKDGVGPYSFMRKTQKQEDTLPNWGAGAPIKPVGLIVSSFRPSDDATLFPFLIPSNYFAVTSLKQLEEIAQEVLSDKELLGAAKSLREEVEVALGQYARVNHAKYGEVLAYEVDGFGNRVLMDDANVPNLLALPYLDSIDVKDLLYQQTRQLVLSEDNPYFFRGKAGEGVGGPHVGLDYIWPMSIIMRGMTSIDDNEIRKCLQLLKTTHADTGFMHESFHKDDASKFTRSWFAWANTLFGELILKIHKERSYLLS, encoded by the coding sequence ATGAGAAGAAGGGATTTTTTAAAAAACACATCAGTCGCGTTTGTTGGGACTGTCGCATTAGGCAATTTGAATGTAGCTTATGGTTCAAGTCAGGCTACTTTCCTTTCAAAGAGACCGAAGAAAGAAGATAGGAAATTCCGTTCTGAAGCAGTGGATAAGTTGATTGCTAAAGTGAAAAAGCAAATCAATGATCCAGAACTGGCGTGGATGTTTGAAAACTGTTATCCCAATACGCTAGATACTACAGTGGAAGTATTTGGGGAAAGGGATGGGAAACCAGATACAGTGATCATTACAGGTGATATTCCAGCAATGTGGTTGAGGGATTCAACGGCACAGGTTTGGCCTTATTTGCCCTTGGTGAATCAGGATGTAAAGTTAAAGAGGCTTGTTCGGGGACTTATTCACAGGCAAAGCTATTGCATTCTGATAGATCCTTATGCGAATGCCTTTGAGGTAGATCCAACCAAAGCATCTATGTGGGGCTCGGATTTTACAACGATGAAACCAGGTTTGCATGAACGTAAGTGGGAGATTGATTCTCTTTGTTACCCGATTCGTTTGGCGTATGGTTATTGGAAAGAAACAGGGGATAGGTCTGTTTTTGATGATGAGTGGAAGTCCGCAATGCAAACAGTGATCAAGACTTTTAGGGAACAGCAACGGAAGGATGGAGTTGGTCCTTATAGTTTTATGCGGAAAACACAGAAACAGGAAGATACATTGCCAAACTGGGGAGCCGGTGCGCCAATCAAGCCAGTTGGGTTGATTGTTTCCTCCTTCAGACCTTCTGATGATGCAACCCTTTTCCCTTTCCTGATTCCTTCCAACTATTTTGCCGTGACCTCACTAAAGCAACTGGAAGAAATTGCCCAAGAAGTTTTGAGTGATAAGGAGTTGTTAGGAGCTGCTAAATCTTTGAGAGAAGAAGTAGAAGTGGCACTCGGACAATATGCTAGGGTAAATCACGCCAAATATGGAGAGGTACTGGCTTATGAGGTAGATGGGTTTGGGAACAGGGTGTTGATGGATGACGCTAATGTACCTAACTTGTTAGCCTTGCCTTACTTGGATAGTATCGATGTAAAAGATCTCCTTTATCAACAAACCCGGCAGCTGGTGTTAAGTGAAGATAACCCTTACTTTTTTAGGGGGAAGGCAGGTGAAGGAGTAGGCGGCCCACATGTTGGGTTGGACTACATCTGGCCTATGAGTATTATCATGAGGGGGATGACGAGTATTGATGACAATGAAATCAGAAAGTGTCTACAGCTGCTGAAGACAACCCATGCTGATACAGGGTTTATGCATGAGTCTTTTCATAAGGATGATGCGAGTAAGTTTACCCGCTCTTGGTTTGCTTGGGCAAACACCTTGTTCGGGGAATTGATCCTGAAGATTCATAAGGAAAGATCATACCTATTATCCTGA
- a CDS encoding beta-mannosidase, with protein sequence MHSKFNIGLLLGILFTVWGCSKVAPVSSEEITLHTNWQFRQVGTDEWLKATVPGTVHTDLHSNGKIEDPFYRDNEKKLQWIEKEDWEYKTTFNVSASMIEKDSIDLNFKGLDTYADLYLNGKLVKQTNNMFVGWTIPSKQYLKEGENELKIYFHSPINFVKEKASKLDFTYPADNDASDEKLSIFTRKAPYHYGWDWGPRFVTSGVWKPVSLKAWNSAKIENVQLVQKKLTDELAEVTANFELTAAMECEAILTVSSADHLFASQTAKVRLKAGENRLPLTFQVNNPKRWWPNGLGEAFLYNINTSVEVAGEVCDQQDERMGLRTLEVINEPDSLGESFYVKVNGVPVFMKGANVIPSDSFLPRVTRQKYEKMMDDAVTANMNMLRIWGGGVYESDTFYELADEKGLLVWQDFMFACTLYPGDKDFLDNVRREAIYNVKRLRNHPSLALWCGNNEIQVGFDNWGWEITYQYSDELRQKLYSFYESLFKELLPEVVAEYDAGRFYYPSSPISNWGKKEDFAKGDNHFWGVWHGEYPFESFKEYIPRFMSEFGFQSFPSFKTLQKITKSEDLGLTTEVMNTHQKSYKGNKLIKTYMERDFIIPESFEDFVYVGQLLQAEGMKLAFEAQRRAMPYCMGTLYWQFNDCWPAASWSSIDYYGEWKAMHYYTRKAFAPILVSPVEENGEVKVYIVSDLLESRKGLLKVEVKDFNGKVLASQEKAVVVQPNKSDVYLALPSSDKYKNAFVKVTFQGADNSVLENVLFFQKPKNQQLPNPQIEMHINKVKAGFEVKLTSDKLARYIFLQLDGEGYCSDNYFDLLPGEEKVITISDTTFENAAELEKAIQVKSLTDCYPQKS encoded by the coding sequence ATGCATTCAAAATTCAATATCGGGCTACTTTTGGGAATTCTCTTCACAGTGTGGGGGTGCTCAAAAGTAGCCCCTGTTTCTTCAGAAGAAATCACATTGCACACCAATTGGCAGTTTCGTCAGGTAGGAACTGATGAGTGGCTAAAGGCTACAGTGCCCGGTACTGTACATACGGACTTGCATTCAAACGGTAAGATAGAGGACCCATTCTATAGAGATAATGAGAAGAAGCTACAATGGATAGAAAAAGAGGATTGGGAGTATAAAACTACCTTCAATGTCTCGGCTTCTATGATAGAAAAAGACAGTATCGACTTGAATTTTAAAGGTCTGGATACCTATGCAGATCTCTATCTGAACGGAAAGCTTGTTAAGCAAACCAATAACATGTTTGTGGGGTGGACAATCCCAAGCAAGCAGTACTTGAAAGAAGGTGAAAATGAGTTGAAGATTTACTTTCACTCTCCTATCAATTTTGTGAAAGAAAAAGCCTCAAAGCTGGACTTTACCTATCCAGCAGATAATGATGCTTCTGATGAAAAGCTGAGTATTTTTACCCGTAAGGCACCTTATCACTATGGTTGGGATTGGGGACCTCGGTTTGTGACTTCTGGTGTTTGGAAACCAGTAAGCTTGAAAGCATGGAATAGTGCCAAGATTGAAAATGTGCAGTTGGTACAGAAAAAACTGACAGATGAGCTTGCTGAAGTGACTGCCAATTTTGAACTGACCGCTGCTATGGAATGTGAGGCAATATTGACAGTGTCAAGTGCTGATCACTTGTTTGCGAGCCAAACGGCAAAAGTAAGGTTAAAGGCTGGTGAAAATCGTTTGCCACTGACTTTTCAGGTGAATAATCCAAAACGATGGTGGCCTAATGGTTTAGGGGAAGCATTCTTGTACAATATCAATACTTCGGTTGAAGTGGCAGGGGAAGTTTGTGACCAGCAGGATGAAAGAATGGGGCTTAGAACCCTTGAAGTAATCAATGAGCCGGATAGCTTGGGAGAGAGCTTTTATGTGAAAGTCAACGGAGTTCCTGTTTTTATGAAAGGAGCGAATGTAATTCCTTCCGACTCCTTCTTGCCGAGGGTGACCCGTCAGAAGTATGAAAAAATGATGGATGATGCAGTCACTGCCAATATGAATATGCTTAGAATTTGGGGTGGCGGCGTATATGAGAGTGACACTTTTTATGAGTTGGCAGATGAGAAAGGGTTATTGGTATGGCAAGATTTTATGTTTGCTTGTACGCTTTACCCTGGAGATAAGGACTTTTTGGATAATGTAAGGCGGGAAGCCATTTACAACGTCAAACGCTTGAGAAACCATCCTTCTTTAGCCCTTTGGTGTGGTAACAATGAGATACAGGTAGGTTTTGATAATTGGGGTTGGGAAATCACCTATCAGTATTCGGATGAGTTACGCCAGAAGCTATATAGTTTTTATGAAAGCCTGTTTAAGGAGCTGCTGCCTGAAGTGGTAGCTGAATATGATGCAGGACGTTTCTATTACCCATCTTCTCCTATCAGCAATTGGGGAAAGAAAGAAGACTTTGCTAAGGGAGATAATCACTTTTGGGGTGTTTGGCATGGAGAGTATCCGTTTGAAAGTTTCAAGGAGTATATTCCCCGCTTTATGAGCGAATTTGGCTTTCAGTCATTCCCCTCTTTTAAAACACTTCAGAAAATTACTAAGTCTGAGGATCTCGGGTTGACTACTGAGGTGATGAATACTCATCAGAAAAGTTATAAAGGAAATAAGCTGATTAAGACCTATATGGAGCGGGACTTTATCATTCCTGAATCATTTGAGGATTTTGTTTATGTAGGGCAACTCTTACAGGCAGAAGGAATGAAGTTGGCTTTTGAAGCACAGCGTAGGGCGATGCCTTATTGTATGGGGACCTTGTATTGGCAATTCAACGACTGTTGGCCTGCTGCCTCTTGGTCATCAATAGACTATTATGGAGAATGGAAAGCCATGCATTACTATACGCGCAAAGCTTTTGCTCCTATTCTGGTATCTCCTGTTGAAGAAAATGGGGAAGTCAAGGTATATATCGTTTCTGATCTGCTTGAGAGTCGAAAAGGTTTATTGAAAGTGGAGGTAAAAGACTTTAATGGGAAAGTGCTGGCAAGTCAGGAAAAAGCAGTTGTGGTTCAACCTAACAAAAGTGATGTGTATTTGGCTTTGCCGTCTAGTGATAAGTACAAAAATGCTTTTGTGAAAGTCACCTTCCAAGGAGCAGATAATAGTGTTTTAGAGAATGTACTTTTCTTCCAAAAACCAAAAAATCAGCAATTGCCAAACCCACAGATAGAGATGCATATAAACAAGGTGAAAGCAGGGTTTGAGGTAAAACTTACCTCTGATAAGTTGGCAAGATATATATTCCTTCAGTTAGATGGAGAAGGTTATTGCTCTGATAACTATTTTGATCTTTTACCAGGAGAGGAAAAGGTTATTACAATATCTGATACAACTTTTGAAAATGCAGCAGAGCTGGAAAAAGCAATTCAGGTAAAGTCATTGACAGATTGTTATCCACAAAAATCATAA
- a CDS encoding PNGase F N-terminal domain-containing protein, which produces MNLPLGYRKVGQLLVMVAFVLSSCSKYKELDAVGDKRITVFEEESIRFEPDMMEGKPLLEAENGVVRLESGRMLLKKVTLPHYLRETKASIKIILTSAGDPWDKSGSAFVLPKAAPETLMQLAKKELKLKGAETEGEIFPGIVKEEGYIPSLELMRFMTPFGVGHYSESGGEMDFRKPVYIPHWEHEVVWEEDITKLLPELEDEVWVGVWIDTWTKEGYKLSMELDFDESELAVEQKKRRFVTPVLNTVPYMGPIKHYDGFSKNDLTLSFEVPEGAKHVQLAYITTGHGGHAKGDEFVKEENILSLDGEPLYRFFPWRDDCASFRRFNPHSGTWQIKRSTKVRDKSTKQLVETEIEEFQASSDLSRSNWCPGSSVTPLMIPLVGVEAGQHTLTISIPDAQPLDTEKNEFNHWLVSAYLVGEMAE; this is translated from the coding sequence ATGAACTTACCGTTGGGCTACAGGAAAGTAGGGCAATTATTGGTTATGGTGGCATTCGTACTATCATCCTGTTCAAAATACAAGGAGCTAGATGCAGTAGGAGATAAACGTATTACCGTCTTTGAGGAAGAATCAATCAGGTTTGAGCCTGATATGATGGAGGGCAAGCCACTGTTGGAAGCAGAAAATGGAGTCGTAAGGTTGGAATCAGGACGGATGCTGCTGAAGAAGGTAACACTACCACATTATTTGAGGGAAACAAAAGCGAGTATCAAGATCATACTTACTTCAGCGGGAGACCCTTGGGATAAGTCAGGTTCAGCATTTGTATTGCCGAAGGCAGCTCCTGAAACCCTGATGCAGTTGGCAAAGAAAGAGCTGAAACTAAAAGGTGCAGAGACAGAAGGAGAGATATTTCCAGGTATTGTAAAGGAAGAAGGTTACATCCCGTCATTAGAATTAATGCGCTTTATGACTCCTTTTGGCGTAGGTCACTACAGTGAATCAGGAGGTGAGATGGATTTCCGAAAACCCGTGTATATTCCTCATTGGGAACATGAGGTTGTTTGGGAGGAAGATATCACTAAGCTTTTGCCTGAACTGGAAGATGAGGTTTGGGTCGGTGTCTGGATTGATACTTGGACCAAAGAGGGCTATAAGCTGTCTATGGAACTGGACTTTGATGAGAGTGAGTTGGCCGTAGAGCAAAAGAAGAGACGTTTTGTTACCCCAGTTTTAAATACAGTTCCTTATATGGGACCTATCAAACATTATGACGGTTTCTCTAAAAATGACCTGACACTATCCTTTGAAGTACCAGAAGGTGCAAAGCATGTGCAATTGGCTTATATCACAACAGGTCATGGTGGACATGCTAAGGGAGATGAGTTTGTAAAAGAAGAGAATATTCTCTCCCTTGATGGAGAACCGCTTTATCGATTTTTCCCTTGGAGAGACGATTGTGCATCTTTCCGTCGTTTCAATCCTCATTCAGGAACATGGCAGATCAAGAGATCAACGAAGGTAAGGGACAAGTCAACCAAACAATTGGTAGAGACAGAGATTGAAGAGTTTCAGGCATCTTCTGACCTATCGCGTTCTAACTGGTGTCCGGGTTCATCGGTAACGCCATTGATGATTCCATTGGTAGGGGTTGAGGCAGGACAACATACGCTGACTATCAGTATTCCGGATGCACAGCCATTGGATACCGAAAAGAATGAATTCAACCACTGGTTGGTGTCGGCTTATTTAGTAGGAGAGATGGCAGAATAA
- a CDS encoding copper homeostasis protein CutC yields MEKKLLEICAYSVESAIAAQSGGADRVELCSGFLEGGTTPSMGAIALARKYLKIQLFPIIRPRGGDFCYSDLEVEQMKADIQNAKELGVDGVVIGLLNDNGRVDKARIKELIDLARPMKVTFHRAFDMCCNPEEALEDLIELGVDRVLTSGQANTVIEGVENIRKLVTQANGRITIMLGSGVTEQNIAQLMMDTDAVEFHSSASITVPSRVKFRNTRINMNKNYTGSEYELHMVGEDKVRAMRSTLDKHHTLF; encoded by the coding sequence ATGGAAAAGAAATTATTGGAAATATGCGCTTACTCAGTTGAGTCAGCTATTGCAGCCCAAAGTGGTGGAGCTGATAGGGTAGAACTATGTAGTGGCTTTTTGGAAGGTGGAACAACTCCAAGTATGGGAGCAATTGCATTGGCGCGAAAGTATCTGAAAATTCAACTGTTCCCTATTATAAGGCCTAGAGGAGGTGATTTTTGCTACTCAGACCTAGAGGTGGAGCAAATGAAAGCGGATATTCAGAATGCCAAGGAATTGGGTGTTGATGGGGTAGTGATTGGTTTACTGAATGATAATGGAAGGGTTGACAAAGCTAGAATCAAGGAACTAATTGATCTTGCCAGGCCAATGAAGGTGACTTTCCATAGGGCTTTTGATATGTGTTGTAACCCAGAAGAGGCACTGGAAGACTTAATTGAGTTAGGGGTTGATCGAGTGCTGACATCAGGGCAGGCGAATACTGTAATAGAAGGAGTTGAAAATATTCGGAAGCTGGTAACCCAAGCCAATGGTCGGATTACCATTATGTTGGGTAGTGGCGTAACAGAACAGAATATTGCACAACTGATGATGGATACAGACGCTGTAGAATTTCACTCTTCGGCAAGTATTACAGTACCGAGCCGTGTCAAGTTCCGTAACACACGTATCAATATGAACAAGAATTATACGGGGTCAGAGTATGAATTGCATATGGTGGGAGAAGATAAGGTACGAGCCATGCGTAGTACTCTGGACAAGCATCATACACTTTTTTAA